The DNA region GGGCTGGCTGACCGACCGGTTCGACTCGCGCAAGCTTCTCGCCTGGTACTACGGCCTGCGCGGCCTCTCGCTGATCTTCCTGCCCTACTCGTTCGACTACAGCTTCTACGGCCTGTCGCTGTTCGCGGTGTTCTACGGCCTCGACTGGATCGCCACGGTGCCACCCACGGTCCAGCTCGCGGGCAAATCCTTCGGGGAGGAGAACGCCGCGCTGATGTTCGGGTGGATCGCGGCCGCGCACCAGATCGGCGCGGCGTCCGCGGCGTGGCTCGCCGGCATGGTCCGGACCGAGAGCGGCACCTATCTCGGCGCCTTCGTGTCGGCCGGCCTGCTCTGCCTGGTCGCAGCCCTGATGGCGGCCTTCGTGGGCCGCAAGCCCGGGGAGCCGGCCCTGCGCCCGCTGCCGGCCTGAACTGCGCGTCACGGTCGGGGTTGTCACAACTGCGCCGCGAAGGACGGGCCCTGATCGGCCCGTCCCAGAGCATCCCGAGAACCCGCCGTGACCATCGCGATTCGGCCCGTCCCGCCGGTCCAGGACGTCCGCGCCCCGCGACCCTGGTCGGGGCCGGGCTTCGCCGAGTTCGTCGCCATCATCGCCCTGATGATGGCGGTGACGGCGATCTCCATCGACAACCTGCTGCCGGCGTTTCCGGCCATCGAGGCGCGGTTCGCCGTGGCCGATCCCAACCGGCTGCAGCTCCTCGTCTACGTCTACATGATCGGCTTCGGCTTCGCGCAGATCGTCTACGGGCCGATCTCCGACGCGATCGGCCGCCGCCCGGTGCTGCTGGCGAGCCTCGCCATCTACGTGGTCGGCTGCGGCCTCGCCATGGTGGCGCCGAGCTTCGGCTGGCTGCTCGCCGCGCGGATCATCCAGGGCATCGGCGCCGCCGGCGGGCGGGTGCTGTCGGTGGCGATCGTGCGCGACCGGTTCGCTGGCCGCGAGATGGCGAGCGTGATGTCGCTCACCATGATGGTGTTCCTGATCGTCCCGATGATCGCGCCGGCGATCGGCGGCATGATGCTGGCGCTGGGCTCCTGGGTCTACGTCTTCGTCTCGATGCTGGTCCTCGCCTTCTGGCTGACGCTCTGGTTCTCCCTGCGGATGCCCGAGACCCTGCATCCGGAATATCGCCGACCGCTCTCGCCGGCGGCGACCTGGCAGGCGATCCGCTTGACGCTGAAGACCCGCGTCGCCGTCGGCTACGCCACCGCG from Methylobacterium sp. NMS14P includes:
- a CDS encoding multidrug effflux MFS transporter; protein product: MAVTAISIDNLLPAFPAIEARFAVADPNRLQLLVYVYMIGFGFAQIVYGPISDAIGRRPVLLASLAIYVVGCGLAMVAPSFGWLLAARIIQGIGAAGGRVLSVAIVRDRFAGREMASVMSLTMMVFLIVPMIAPAIGGMMLALGSWVYVFVSMLVLAFWLTLWFSLRMPETLHPEYRRPLSPAATWQAIRLTLKTRVAVGYATALGLMTGCIMGYVGSAQQVFDTGLYHLGPLFPLAFGLVAGAMGAATLINARVVRRLGMRAMSHSGVIAFTLVGLAQVGVGLAYHGHPPLALFLSILAVNQFLISFAMPNFNALALEPLGAIAGTASSFLGFYTTILGAFCGFLIGQSFDGTVLPVAIGYASLGALSLLVVAWTERGRLFRGGVGG